The sequence below is a genomic window from Neodiprion pinetum isolate iyNeoPine1 chromosome 7, iyNeoPine1.2, whole genome shotgun sequence.
AACGATGCGCGTCTCGCTTCCTAACAACGTATTAACCAACGCAAAGATAAAATGTAGCAGCAACATTATCATTTCACTTGcgtattttgtaatttgtgGAATTGTCTTACTCCGTTCGAATTTTCGTTCTTAATCCCGTTATGCGAAGGTCAAATTGAAGGCTGAATACGTAACAGATTGATGAATGATCAGCATCTACTACAGCAATGACTCCTACACGGGCAATCGCTGCTATGTCTTGTTCAATTCCGCGATCGTAACTTCCGGAACGCTGTTTCCGTTAGAGTTTCCGTTACCTTCTTCACTGTCACCTTACAATTTTTAATCGTAGGATTTGCAGGAGTAGGAAGTTACGTTTTCACGATTTCTTGAAGTGACAATTCGATATCTAGTACTGGCTGAAGGATGAGGTTATTTGGGAGAATGTAAAATAAAGGGTCTACTCCGcgaaatactgaaaaattatttactttgCGAAGTGTGTAAAAAGCTGCCCATCTCATGAGATCCGGAAAGAACGGGCTATTTTGTCTGTATTCGAAGAAGGCATTACGTAgacattttatttgttttgatAATGCTGTAGTAGTGATATTGACGTTAGGAATCGCACCTGTTTGAAAGTTCCGTTTAAGCCATCAAATCAGTTTCCTATATTATTAACATAATAACGgaatttacaaattaaatacgTGAGCAAGTATGTGTCAATTATATGTGCATTAGGACGGTCTTTAATAGGGTTGTTTTAGAATTCGCATCCTCCCAGGGGCTCAAACGCTTTCAATTACATGCGAAGAAATTCCCTGTCAATTTGAGctttttacatcaattctaacaataagatagtCCGCTTTGTGATCGATGTATCTCATGGAAATAACATGGCAAACACTTTTTTCTCAGTATGTATTTTActgtaagagtaataatgcttacaaaaatctgtaactgcgaggttttagtGGGTATCACAGTGCTGctgtccgaaaaaaaaaaaaatacagatcaTCATACCAGGCAATCAAAACGAATTGCACTTCTTCTAAATAACAAAGAGTCAGATTTCGAGGGTGTGCAATTCGTCGAGATTGCCCGGTAGAatgatgtatattttttcagatagtAGCAGTATAATACCCACTAAAAACTCGCtgttatagatttttttgcaaattattaATCTTACAATACAAAAtcaataatactaataatatttaataaacaaCTTTTTCGATAGTTAGCAGCACCACCAATTTCGACTGAAGTAGTTGAGCAAACAAATCGTGAATAGAGCAAAAGAAAAAGGCATATGACAAGCAActaaatttcgaacaaaaaaaaatcaatattttgaaagtgGCTGTGCTAACTTAACGGACTTCTCTAAATTCGTCTCGTTATCAAAATACAAACTATGATATTGTATTTTCCAGGCTTACCGTAGAAGTAGGTGGTGCAGACGAAGAAAGTGGCATGGTAGACGAAATCTCATCAAGTTGTCCTTCGGACGAGTCCGAGTTGGACGATTAGGTTCGCAACCCGCACCCGCATCTAATCATTTATTCGCTGGAATTTACCAGCTGTCGTTCTGTTGTTTCTATAATTTCTcacatcaaaattttattggatggtgtaaaaaaaaaaaaaaaaaaaaaaaaaaaaaattagcagcAACGAATCTAGTGAAAAGCAGTCATCCGAATGACGAATCATTGATGCAGAAAGTGCTATCGACGTTGCACGTGTGCGGAGTGAATGGTGTCGACGAGCGAGGGTTGCTCCACCGTCTTCCGGAAAACAATCTTCCAAATCCTCGTATGTTCCAGTAGATATCGCATATCTATGGGAACGGTATAGTACAAGACGAAGGGGAAAAACTGTGTGTACTTATGTACGAGTCCAATTTTGTTTCTTGTGCGTGTTTTATCCATAACACGATTGTATTTTTAACTGGCTGTACACATAGGGTATATGTATCATAAATGTTGGACATGATACTGTAATCGAGTTTCAATTTGGTTTCTAGGTATTCTAAAATCTAATGTGTATAAACAATTATAGACAAccttaatttttatcgaattaaaaatatttcgaaaagaggaaaatttcatgccggtattttttttacccatgcaagaaagaattatttataaacCATACTAGGGGTGAACTGACTCTGAATACCTTCAAGGCAATACGAGTTACCGGTAcctaataattacaattgatAGTCTCGCAACTTTTACTTTGACTCAATTTACAATGAACTTATGCCAGTCTTCAATCGCACGTGTCGGTCTCAAGTACTTGTCATCGACTGATGTAGTGTATATATTATCGAAAAATCAGACTTCAATACATGCGATTTCGTTTATCAGGATAAATCCAAATAATACATCGATAATTATAACTGATAGTAACCACGGGCTGCTGTGTTTGAACGTTGTTGAAGTCTGAGGAAAAATAAGTCTTGAGGATCTTTCCTCAACATCGGTGGATTAAACTAAACTATAATTGAGTATTTGTCGAGCGATTACTTTTACACCACCGCTCCCTACCTACTGTTTaccatatgtatgtatgtataatataggtaCATTTTTCCAGTTATTATCAAACTAGTCATATAGTATACGTGATATTCGAAAGAAGACAAGTCGCCTTGATAATTTCCTACAGCCTTGAACACAAAATAGacgaacaaagaaaaattaaaaaaactgcTAATGTTTCGTGTGTATTCGTTTCAAACGCTGTCCCGTATGTTATTGACTTTGATTTTGATCTGCTCGTATGTGACCCAAAGAACAATGTTCCACGACACAAGACGGGCGAAACTCGGTACGAAGCCCTTGTAGAAGGCCATGGGGCCCTCCTGCGTGAACATTCGAACCGCTGCGTCGAGGGCTCCCTTGTATTCACCAGGAGCGCTGTTCATGTACCGCGTTTTGACGACGTCCACGGGGCTCGCTGCCAAGGTGGTGCAGAGACCAGCTGCCATAGCCGCTGTCAAATGACAGGGTATCCCGTCTCTGAGGATCCCAGAGTGTATGATCACATCCTTGATAACGTCGTAGCATACGATCTCGGCAACGTTGACGATGGCGTTCCGCGACATGTTCGGAAGTGTTCCTGTGAATAATGAGAGAGCCAAAGATAAGTGAAATGATTATCGTTGTTAGCTTCTCGCTGTAAGAACTCGAATGCCGGCGAGAAACGAAATTCCGATAGCTTCGCACCTTTCCACAGGCCTCGTGTTCCTTCTTTCAGCGCGATGCTCCTGTAGGCTTGCAGCGTCGACGTGTATCGAACTTGCCCAGTATTTGATCCCAGATTTCCGGCTTGAAGTCGGACCTTGACAACGTCGGTTGGCTGCGCAAAAAGTACCGCCAGTGCTCCAGTGGTGATGCCAGCCGCGACGCGAGTCCCTATGTTTAGGGAATCGCTCCGTCCGGCCTTCTTACCTGttgaaagtgaaagaaatcttACGTTACACTTGTTGAACTATTTCAATGAAACGAAGCtgacgatttgaaaaatgagtcTTGTCAAGTTCCAACGAGAgcttgttgatttttttatcttttttttttttttttcaactgtcaGCAGTTCGGTTTGGCTTAGAGTTCTGCACATCACTCGggattttgaaatgaaaaaaccagCACGTAGCTGGTGATCTTCTACGTTTCACTGATCTGCCTCTCTCTACCCTTCTTGCAATCCCGTACGTTGCATCGTGAATCTAGTTTTACACATTGCCGTACTTGAAATATTAATACGGTGGCGGTAAGAAGGCAACAGCGATCGCCGCACATTCCAGAGAGGTGCTCCCCTCGGATGCTGGTGTTATTTTTGGCTTTTCGCAATCGTGCTCAAGAGCGGCCGATATCCTAGACAAACGGATCGTATTGCGCAGGGCAAAAAGTTTCAGAACACCTTTGTGGATCGTGAGGTGACGCTTGTAAGAATGCACAAGGGGAGCAGATACGCCGCGGTTACTACAAGACCAATTCAAACTCGGAACGACGGAAGAGCGTGGTGAAATGATTTTGAGCGATCGATCGGTCGCTGAACGACGATTTCATTGTCAGCAAGTGGGTTCTGTAGCGGAACAACTTTACAGATCAACAACTCTTCCGTCATTCCCCTGCAATTTCGTACCGGACGTTTGACAACAACTTAttctcgaaattttattcgctTGTCACTTTGCCGTAGGTATGATACAGCTGTATCGTTTATCAACATAAACTCATAAGGTTAGTATGCGCGCTGATATGATGCGTTAGTTACGTAATCAATTATGTgagtgtgtttttttttgaagtaCCGTCGATGATTCCAGCGTAGAAAGACTTGACGGTGTCGTAGAGGCCCAATCGAACACTTGCAAAACACATCTGTCGCTGTAGACCGGCGGAAAGACCTCCGTACAGGCTCCTGCAACCACCCTCGCTCAAACTGACGCTCTAAACTCTAACAATTCGCACCTCGTGCGGTTGCCCTTCACATGCCGCCAATACTTCACAATGTTTATCAACTCTACTATCGATTCCATCCGGCGTGCAATTCATAAATCATTAATTCAGATTATCATCATAACCGATACACCGAGATCTagctttcattttttattcatttattcattatgCAGAACATGGGTGCATACCTACGGTTGATTGTTCGAGGCAACTTAACAACATTAAAGTACCTGCTAATGAATGTCTAACTAGGGgcaactgattgtgagtgtcTCCTTAAAGGAGACGATACGTTGCCTCTACTATCTTCTGCGTTTAACGAGTTGCAGACACTCCGGCGCAGCTTTGCCAATCAAATTTTCTGTTACGTCAAACCGTTTTTACTTAATTGTAAGAAATTGAAGTTGAATAATCGTTTGCAGAATGTGGCAAGAAATGGCACTGcaaaaaaacttgaatttttttttttttttttttccatttctacTTTGCCACTAAGAGCCGTCTGTCATTTAATTTCCGTTCCGTAACTCGACACGCAGTTATACTTGtt
It includes:
- the LOC124223545 gene encoding dicarboxylate carrier UCP2; this encodes MKPDAQNDMSLGMKLLTAGTAACVADLATFPLDTTKVRMQIAGEGRALLLASTEGSVLAVRAAQPGLLQTMGNIVRTEGARSLYGGLSAGLQRQMCFASVRLGLYDTVKSFYAGIIDGKKAGRSDSLNIGTRVAAGITTGALAVLFAQPTDVVKVRLQAGNLGSNTGQVRYTSTLQAYRSIALKEGTRGLWKGTLPNMSRNAIVNVAEIVCYDVIKDVIIHSGILRDGIPCHLTAAMAAGLCTTLAASPVDVVKTRYMNSAPGEYKGALDAAVRMFTQEGPMAFYKGFVPSFARLVSWNIVLWVTYEQIKIKVNNIRDSV